A DNA window from Hoplias malabaricus isolate fHopMal1 chromosome 5, fHopMal1.hap1, whole genome shotgun sequence contains the following coding sequences:
- the LOC136696980 gene encoding specifically androgen-regulated gene protein, translated as MPANDTWPCSISTEPLVSMNSAGSCDSMVSINTDFSEDSMEHLSAEERACLMFLEETIESLETEDDSGISNDEPDGLSYRTSTKMATVSQNKMEEVPFNEDSNQVLGKDHKTHSLLVPSPLILANGSAKNAKKAAEVSTPGQQVPLFKETVDSASNSHHPPAIQADMPPSFIPEPPVKALSTNDSKSKHSPPKPRRDPMPDQKHMNASTEMLMELIPPPSDFMDEPVLPPPMQTQLPEQGWTQPQTQPQAQPKTQPQEQVEQQPQSQVHLHTQPHAQAQPKAQTQIQVQPLPQTPIQTQPIVQPQAQQNEQTQPQHQPQTSIQIQTPQSLEGLNINPPPGFERQVEDEKPQSTVTQSDRGLSPSELDKIRKKASLKRVPGLSPEVAVQQPGANVSDPSVSCTDGRTIAVAEYAELKNPPAVAPKPKKLPPNIVLKSHRDSWPGHSLVPSSDRMSSQKVHMEALKKLGLLKTDEIDSSTNLSSSPPCRIPPPHPYNSNTCAVPPIGDPAQVKSVLEDRHAVGEAHGRKDLPLLEPSNIGQRESLLIQRGQSLKISEIKSMQMERTGADLKSINADHSSPLINQNKSTVELSPGQLRRSRPRPASAGSQKDLDIDQLSPGPSRELDIRRSLGSSPIPPPVQPNSDSQKLPRSHGMISVVFSPHSKNGEDRKQALRKLGLIRD; from the exons AGTGAGGACAGTATGGAGCACCTTTCAGCTGAGGAACGTGCATGCCTCATGTTCCTAGAGGAAACAATTGAATCACTGGAAACGGAAGATGACAGTGGCATTTCCAATGATGAACCAGACGGCTTAAGTTACAGGACATCAACCAAGATGGCCACTGTTAGCCAGAACAAAATGGAGG aagtACCATTCAATGAAGATTCCAACCAAGTTTTAGGAAAAGACCATAAAACACACAGTCTACTTGTGCCATCTCCACTCATTCTAGCCAATGGCAGTGCAAAAAATGCAAAGAAAGCTGCAGAGGTCAGCACCCCTGGACAGCAAGTTCcattatttaaagaaacagttgACTCTGCTTCAAACTCCCACCATCCACCGGCTATTCAAGCTGACATGCCACCTTCATTCATACCTGAGCCTCCTGTTAAGGCTCTCTCTACTAATGACTCTAAATCTAAACACAGCCCGCCTAAGCCAAGAAGAGATCCCATGCCAGATCAGAAGCATATGAATGCTTCAACTGAGATGTTAATGGAGCTGATTCCTCCTCCTTCAGACTTCATGGATGAACCAGTACTCCCTCCTCCAATGCAAACACAATTACCAGAACAGGGTTGGACCCAGCCCCAGACACAACCCCAAGCCCAACCTAAAACACAGCCTCAGGAACAGGTTGAGCAACAACCACAATCCCAGGTCCACTTACACACTCAGCCACATGCCCAAGCACAACCCAAAGCACAAACTCAGATACAAGTCCAGCCACTACCTCAAACACCAATTCAAACCCAACCAATAGTGCAACCTCAAGCCCAACAAAATGAACAAACTCAACCTCAACATCAGCCCCAGACTTCCATCCAAATACAGACACCACAGTCTCTAGAAGGCTTAAATATTAACCCTCCACCAGGTTTTGAAAGGCAAGTTGAGGATGAAAAGCCACAAAGCACAGTAACTCAGTCTGACAGAGGGTTGTCTCCCAGTGAACTGGACAAGATCCGTAAAAAGGCCTCACTGAAAAGAGTCCCAGGGTTATCACCAGAAGTGGCAGTACAGCAACCAGGCGCAAATGTTTCAGACCCTTCTGTTTCGTGTACAGATGGCCGAACGATCGCAGTAGCAGAATACGCCGAGCTTAAAAACCCACCAGCTGTGGCACCCAAACCCAAGAAACTCCCTCCTAACATTGTTCTTAAAAGCCACAGAGATTCTTGGCCTGGTCATTCTCTTGTTCCATCAAGTGACCGTATGAGCTCACAGAAGGTGCACATGGAGGCCTTGAAGAAATTGGGTTTGCTGAAGACTGATGAGATTGACTCCAGCACTAACCTCAGCTCCAGTCCACCGTGCAGAATCCCTCCACCACATCCTTATAACTCAAACACATGTGCAGTGCCACCTATAGGAGATCCAGCCCAGGTTAAGTCTGTGCTGGAAGACCGACATGCGGTAGGGGAGGCACACGGTAGGAAAGATTTGCCTTTACTTGAACCTTCAAATATTGGGCAAAGAGAAAGTCTGTTGATCCAGAGGGGGCAGAGTCTAAAGATCTCTGAGATCAAATCAATGCAGATGGAGCGGACAGGAGCGGATCTTAAAAGCATCAACGCTGACCATTCCTCCCCCTTAATAAACCAAAACAAGAGCACAGTAGAGCTATCCCCTGGACAATTACGAAGGAGCCGGCCACGACCTGCTTCTGCTGGAAGCCAGAAGGACCTCGATATTGACCAGCTGTCTCCTGGTCCAAGCAGAGAATTAGATATCAGGAGGTCTTTAGGATCCTCCCCCATTCCACCACCAGTTCAGCCAAACTCAGACTCTCAGAAGCTTCCACGGTCTCATGGCATGATCAGTGTGGTATTCTCACCACACAGTAAGAATGGGGAAGATCGTAAACAGGCCTTGAGGAAATTAGGACTGATTAGAGACTGA